The genomic segment GTCCATTCAAACTTTAGACCATATGAATGTGAAGTATGTGGTAAAACGTTCAAAGAAAGAAGCACTCTCAGGAAGCACAGATTGACCCATTCAGGCCTCAAACCATAAATGCTAGGATTGTggtaaaatattcacaattaaGGACTGTCGTGGAGAGCACATTTTCACCAATTTGGATGTCAAACCGTATGAATACAAAAAGTTTGGTAAACATTCAGGGAGCACATATTGATCCATTGCAATGTCAAACCATGTGAATGCAAATATTGTGGTACATACCGTACAATTAAGGGCTGTCTTAGGGAGCACAGATTCACCAACTTCAGTGTCAAActgtatgaatgcaaagagtgtgttaaaaaaatacacaagtgAGGGCTCCCTTAGTGTACACATCCTGACAGATAAGTCGCTAGCAGTGATCAATACATTTCTACAGATCTAATCTTCTAAGTCTTAATGGAGTTTTCTGATAATGCGGCCTTGGCATTTATTCATAAAATGGGTAAAGTGTAAATTAAATAGGGGGATTGCATATCTATGTGTCAAAGTCCATGAGGTGATACATACTACTTCTTTCAGTCCTGCGCATGCCCAACTGTTTAAATGTGGCGGAAATAGCAGATTTTGATAGGAGCTATCTAGCTAGAGACCGCAATTTCTGCACGCTGggaaaaataatacattatacactagtaaaaataataaataatctgctaaaactttgaaaatcgcgtctgcaaagctgacagccgttggggcatacattttgaatcatcGATTCACATCCATGTAACCTAGAGCAAGGTCTATGTTTTGCAAGTGTTCACGGAATCGAGTATCAATATTGAAACTAGTGTATTATTAATTTATCTAAATTTTTTGGTTCAAAGTATTACTAGTATATGTAAAAAAGACAAATAATGTATATCATGAAAAACGCGGAATACCCAAAAAAttggggccgactcgcagcgatttcgaagctgttatccaattggttggcagaatcgtaccgttataatgaaataatacaaataaactccctaagttgctgtgaatagtgacaatcgaccaatcagatataaccttgcaaacacgctgcgagtcagccgaaaAGTTGGTGAAATCTGTCCCCTGTGGCAGAGATGAGTGTGGCTACTGCTGAGGCTCCCTAgcaatgttttaattttccagGCCGCTATAATCTCTGTAGGGAGATTGCTAACAATTATGAGGGGCAAGTAGAGTTGCATATAACTGCCTTTCCACTGATATATGCAGAAAATGCCCCCTCCCACTGAATTAGGATGCCTTATATGCTTGAAGACTTGAAGATGAAAATCTCACTGACTTTACTTTGAGATTtgaacattttgcatttcagaACATCACATAAATAAAGTGTTGATACTCTAAATCAACATCCTGATTttcttgtatttatttctaaatGAGCAGAGACTAGGAAATCACTATGACAGTCATATTGAGCTCTCACCATCTATTTTCAGCTATACAGAAGTTGCATATTACAttaggggaagactgcattaaagcccccactcaattatcagatttatctaatataaatattagttaCTTGATGAAAGATTCaacgaaaaacaaaagaatgacaaactgttaatgggctattgacacatttgctaatgcgagaacctgggattgagaagggcaccTTTAACTTGCATgatacctgaaacccgagtccttgcctgaccaacttgggtgacaaacagaagacttttaatccccaaggtgtcaatgttccattgttatgtttatcttatccagctggtgccattgtggtgccattgtaggaaaggcaggtctgtgaaattgatcgtctagggaagtagggtattcctaagttaatggagctttcccgtaatgagGAGTCCTGTAGTCTGAGTACGAAATACGGCCTATCTGCATTGGGCAGTGAAAGTACAGCCTTAGGGTATTCAGTAGTCATTAATGATAATAAAGAAATaggaaaattattattatattattattattttgttattataaagaaatatggaaaatatgaaaattattaaagaaatagactatatacatatagaaagagtagtttttgaaagaggCTTGGTAATTTTTATAGGAATTCAACGTGTCCAATTGTGtttcataatgatgatgataataataataataacaataattttaatgttttccatttttctttaatattaatttttttcatatttctttataataataataatattttcatatttctttattatcatTAATGACTACTGAATACCCTGTAGTACAGCCATTCCAGTTTACCTGACAGGATTGAAAAGTTGAACGTAATGTatctgatttttttggtgtCGAGATACTAGAGGTAAATCGAATCAGGTATACATTATGCAAGAATAGTAACCAGGACATGATACCTTGTTATTATTTTCTTAGAATTTCCCTACAATGCTGTACAATACCAATGTATTGACATATTAAACaccaatatttatgtaaaaatacAAGAGTGACATGTGAATGAAATAAAGGAActatttgaaaatatacatCAGTGTATGTGACTTGATTtggtttgtttgcattttttcatcAAGGGCAATCAACCAACAAAACTATCTGTGAAAAAAGTTCATGAGTGGTGTCATGCCTGAAAGGTTGGTATTTTTTGTCCTGTGTCATTGACGTGAATATATCAGGTGGGCACCTATGTCACCAGCACCGAGTTAAAAAGGGCTCAAGTTCATGGAGTAAGATTTGGTTGGTGGCTGAGGTTTTCTGtggatttttagctcccatagccatatgtatatatggcaatggaagctattcttataggctagggaaatgtctgtatgtctgtatgtctgtccgtcaacatcaaaaactccaaaaccactgtacatttcatcttgatatttggtgtgtacatggatgatgggctgtagatgagattttgttcaaatgaagttgtcattgccaaaaatatgcaaattaagtgaaaaaaatgtaaaaacagtcaaaattgaaaaaactcaataaccactgagcagattacatgaaaaattagcatgtaagtactttgggctgacatgaaatgattgtgcacatcttgggtcagtatcttggacttgctatttttcatgaatttttttgtaattttctcccatttttggtcaaaaaatctcctgctctgaaaccacaagtccgattgatttgaaacttggtatggaagtgcataggagtgacctttcccaaatttgggcaaatcgtggtgaaatttgcatatttttagtttacacgtccatagactcccatgtataaggcagatctccatagactcccatgtataaggccacgaaaaataaaaatttagtttctcatcgtattcatattgcaaaaaggatgcagtgacacaatttttagtccccacggatgaagtccagtgagcttatagattgggtcatgtccgtttgttcgtccatccgtgagtccatccgttcacgcagatatctcggatattttgacaaaatgtcatgtgaccttgatgacctttgatctcaaatatacatatttgtccataactcagtaaccacaagtgctaccacccttcatatatggtatgatgggacagcttatgacgccacatattgtacctaattaattatgcacatatctaattttgagcgagccaatagagctagaggtctgatttttggtatatagggataacttagcaaaacaatttttttgacaaaatgtcacgtgacctcggtgacctttgacctcaaatatacatatttgtccataactcagtaaccacaagtgctacagccttcatgtatggtatgatgggacaccttatgacgccacatattgtacctcattaattatgcgcatatctaattttgagcgagccaatagagctagaggtctgattttggtatatagggataacttagcaatacaatttttttgacaaatgtcacgtgacctcggtgacctttgacctcaaatatacatatttgtccataactcagtaaccacaagtgctacacccttcatgtatggtatgatgggacagcttatgacgccacatattgtacctcattaattatgcacatatctaattttgagcgagccaatagagctagaggtctgatttttggtatataggattaacgtagcaaaacaattttttgacaaaatgtcacgtgacctcggtgacctttgacctcaaatatacatatttttccataactcggtaaccacaagtgctacacccttcatgttcggtatgattggacaccttatgacgccacatactgtacgtcaataattatgcgcatatctcattctgagcgagccaatagagctggatgtctgatttttggtatatagggataactataggagagaaatttttgaccaaatgtcatgtgacctcgatgaccttttacctaaaatatatgtttatgtcaataaataagtaaccacaagtgctatgtcctttgtatttagtaggatgggagaccttatgacaacacacgctttacctcattaattatatacacatctaattctgggcaagcgaatagagctagagatctgattttttggcatatagggattaattagcaatataattttttttcaaaatgtcgtgtgacctcgatgatctttgaccttgattatacatatatatgcatatttcagtaaccacaagttctataccctccaattttgataggatattagaccttaagatgtcacatcttgtacctcatttataatgcgcatatgtatttcttggctggcccatactgctagaggtctgatcttttttcccaattatAGAcacataacttagacatgcctcatgtgtttcaaattgggaacaacgacatagacctatgtgcccatagatctcaacatatacactccagtgatacttcttaatgaccacattttcctgccccatcaagactaatactcctattacaagtggggactatgtcattgtaaatgacttgttgagttaatggtagtatcacagtattcgatatatctaattctgtttttttccattttatattctgaataattacattaaacatatttcactgtctccagtacatttcatttaagtattttcacttcattcactttatccctttcacacatgttcaaatatctgaccagagaacaaacactaaatagtccaggatgggagctacagtgtcattgacgctatttttaataTACAAATACTTTTCACTCAAAGATAAAGGGAGCTGTTTGAAACTGAATCAGTGTTATTTCCTTTCAGTGTAGATTTCTAAAACATTCTCTTACAAATGGTTTTGTGAACAGGGAAGAAACATGGGTTAGCTGACAATACTACTGACTTTAAATGCACACCATGACATACAAATCATGCTAAGAAAAactgctgactcagcattttgcACGTTTTTCACACACAGAATCTTATAGTTGTATCTTGTAAATCTAAACCACCTGTTATCCATCGGAACCCCCCACCTCATCCCATGTCACAAATGAAAGTTAGAATCACGTGGTGCAAATTTCTCATTTCAATTTGCTGTCAACATTGCACAACCAGATATTTGTGTCAGTTGAGCATTTTACTCCatttcaatctgattaaaatcatatATAGAGTACGGCGACCTCTGTCACCTCtcagaggcgacagcaagagaataccgcacAAGTACAGAGGTCAtcatactctacatctgattttaatcatattgactccatttgtaattttttgtgtgCATTTATTGATTAAAGATAAGATTGGTTGATAAAGCTACCATGCTGAACGTGTTATTCTTAATTCAGAAATATAGCATTCAGAAAAATCTAAACTCGAAGATTGAAATTTGGTCCACTGTTAATGGAAATGGTCGTGTGAAAcagtgaaataatgaaatttgcctATTTCGACATTTCTTGATTTCTGGAAGAAATGTTTAGCCGAATAATGTTATGGATTATGTAAACTCATACTGCAGCATGCCAGCAAGCAAGCctcttttttgaaaaaacttatTCCAACAAAGGGGCGAAtggaacaaatctacataaataTGAATGGTCGAGCACATGACTGACATTACAATGCAACTTGTCAGAAAATATTAATCATTTTACTAAAAGAAGCGAAagagaaatatcaaaataaaaatccaTATCATCATATAGATGCGTTCAGGACACAGcaactttttttgaaaaagataattttttccaaaaagtgataaataaaacaaatctacttATTTGTGAATGTGTCaagtgtttgaacaaaattacacttatctggaaaaagaaaaaaaaaaaagttcttCAACTAaaaagatcatcatataaatTCCTCCAGGACGAAcccttctccttcaagtcttacaaggcttgaaaactttggaaTAAAATTCTCTCAGCTCTGTTTATCATCTTATTTGAGAAacataatgtattcatccatagAGGAACAGTTTACAGGATGACTCAGGCAGCCATAAGCCTATCAGCGAAAAGCGCCCCCAACAATGATATTTTGATAGGTTTAGTTCGAACGTCAAAGGTCAAACGTTTGACCGAGGCTGAAAATCGCTATTTCTTCTGTAATTTTCACCTGTGGTTACATTTCCTGAGTGTTTCCACGTTGTTTTAGGGTTTGTGCGACAGGAATCGTTGTATCAAGATGACATCGTCGGGAATAATGAACAATAACAGCGCTACTCTTCGGGGTCGAGAGTATCAGACCAGCAACACTGTCTCCAGTGGCAGATATACATGTGACATTCTCTTCAGTCCTAAAGGTATTTACCTCCACCATGTATGTCAACCCCATAAAGTAGTCCCCATCGGTCTATCGATGATTACAGAGTGTGTCCATTTGTGAAGTAATATATGGTTTCATTCCTCTTCTGTCTATAGATGCTTGCACAGGTACTTAAATCAACCAGTGATCGCGAAGCCTCCTGTACACGTACAGTACGTGTACAGGAGGCTTCGCGATCACTGGTTGATTTACAGTAACGgcaccaatgattttgacgatgagatacagctggatattgatacactacctaattaggtttgtcagtttgctctcatatttacccttttagtggtcaacttttacaaatttgcgccaacatcagacagactaaaacagcaggtgacgcagtaagatgtctgtaaactaatttaccatgtagtatgtttatatctttacagcagctatcagtttcaatggtgacacacacagagactggttgccaagttttacaagcagttcaaattcatggagaggtggtaaaagaactacgttactgcaaatttagacttggaggacagtgttctttgtagttgcgTTTATGATTTGAGATGTATGCAAGTGTCTGACACAGTACATTTGACCCAAATGAATTTTACTGCCATATGCAGTCATGATACATCAATTCTGTATGgcttaatatgtaaatgatgtGTTCTGTATTTTCTCAGAAATTTCAGCAATTTGTAAAGCTGCAAGACTGTTTGACCAACTACATGTGTTGGAAAAATCGTTTGAGTGTCTTTCAAGTAAGAAAAGTCAAGACGACACATCATCTATAGCAGGTAAGGCTCTATATGAGGCTGGGTTTCATGTGTGTTGATACAGCAGTGGTTGTTTACATGATCTGTCATTGCGCCAGCATTTCAGGCTTGTTCACATCTGTTATACAAGCACACTGTGATGTTTGATTATGCTGTCGTTGGATACTGGTTGAATTacatacaagtacatgtagCATTTTGGTGTTTTCAAGGGATTAGACAGCGGCAGTATCTGCCATATGTGTCACTAAGGGGCcttcgataataaaagctgacgcacaagaaacgcaattccttcattttacttgaaaccccctcccttcCCCCTCAAACGTAAGtgcttatgcgaaatcaatttcgtaaaacgacgtattatgatgccgtttctgacaaacccactcGCACCTCTCCTATCCGGATGCCCAtgaaaaataccggaagtgcagattaattaataaacctccactttacgcaTATCACTTTTTAGACACAGAAAATTTTTACGTATTTTgcacgtaggaaaatgtttcacgtacctgtttcacgttgaaaaagcatacaagttttatttcaaatttatgtctttttgttgtcttttctgtttccatattttgtggtcattttgtTGTCGATGAATGGGAAGGTAGTATTGCGTTctcactgcaaagtcgcaccttgaaaacaatagacgaaaatccttatgcgattttgacgcacacaaaacaaaatgagctttaaccccctccctccctaaatgaaagaattacgtttgtcgtgcgtcagcttttattatcgacgtcCCCTAAAAAGTATCCTGTTTGTGTGGCTGaaacctcatttgcataactaaTTAGCATACTGTATTGTTGGTCCCCTCCAGGATTTTCAAGCAGGGAGGACAATTCTCTATTGAGATATGAGAAAAACCTGGAGTATACACTGTCTATCATTTATATTATGTCTGCCATAAGTATGCATGAGAGCTACTTAAAAGCTACTCAAAATTACTTGAGTGCATCCCTTAATAAGTAAATTTCTGTAATGCAAGAAGTTTGCATGAGTGTCAGGAGCAACAtgttcattttaaaatcatgtaAATTTAATGATTTGTCATCTCAAATATTAATTGCCACTGCTGTGCATAATACTGAAAATACAtgaagttagcattactggtaCTCTCTGTAGGATAACATTTGCttcattgtcatttattttttcttatttaaTGAATCCACAATAAGCAGTCCTTTCCTGGTCTTTCACCtttaattcagtaaatgattaaTCAGATTTCAACTCACAACTTCAGTTGCCTGTTCCCCTCATGAATGCAATATACGTATCCTCTTTGACTTATTCCATGTGATAAAGTTATTAATCtgttaaaattttgaagttttgtcaattgCTTTTAGAATAATCATTAAAACTCTTAATTTACCAAATTTAACTGTCCTAACTCAACCCTTGTAAGAAATATTGCTATAATGCACTTTTCTTTACCCTTCACTCTACAAACAGAGGCAACAATGGTAATACAGAGTCTTGTCCAGAATGGCCATGTCACCTTAGAGTATGGCAGCCTTAACACAGAAAAGGATAGAGAAGACTTTACTACACAGCATGACCATGTTGACAACCAATCTACAGAAGACAAAGATTTCATCAGTTTGTCTGAGAGTGAcatgaataatgatgaaaataactcACAGAATGTTATGGTAGAAGAGTCTCATTCTTCAGAAAGTGGTACAACATTAGTTTGGAAATGTGCACTAAATGACAATGTTGAAAGAAAGAACAGAGCACATGCATATACGGATTGTGGGTGAAACATTCAGACAAGAGGACATTCTTCGTCAGCACAGATTGACCCATTCAGGCCTCAGAccgtatgaatgcaaagagtgtggtaaaacattcaaacaaaAGAGTAGTCTTAGTGTTCACAATTTGGTACATTCAAAcctcagaccatatgaatgtGAAATGTGTGGTAAGACATTCAAAGATAGAAGAGGTCTCAGGAAGCACAGTTCGATCCATTTAGGCCTCAGACcgtatgaatgcaaagattgtggtaaaacattcgtACGCATGGACCACCTTAGGCAGCACAATTTGGTCCATTCAAACCTCAGACCATATGAGTGTGAAGTATGTGGTAAAACATGCAGCACTGCAGGAAATCTGAGGAGGCACAGATTGATCCATTTAGGCCTCAGTCcgtatgaatgcaaagattaTGGTAAAACTTTCACAAGTAAGGGCTATCTTTTGGAGCACAGATTGACCCATTTGGGTGTTAaaccatttgaatgcaaagagtgtggtaaatcATTTACATGGAAGAAGAGTCTTACGAGACACAATTTGATCCATTCAAACCTCAGACTATATGAATGTGTAGTGTGTGGTAAACCATTCACACTAAAGAGCAGGCTTAGTGAGCACAGATTGACCCATTCAAAcctcagaccatatgaatgcaaagagtgtggtaaaacattcaaaagtaAGGGCAATCTTAGGAGGCATGGAATCATCCATTCTGGTctcagaccatatgaatgcaaagagtgtggtaaaacattcgcACGTAGCGACTGTCTTAGTACGCACATTTTGGTCCATTCCATTCACGAGACACAATTTGATCCATTCAAACCTCAGActatatgaatgcaaagagtgtggtaaaacattcaaaagtaAGGGCAATCTTAGGGAGCATAGAATCATCCATTCTGGTCTTAAACCATATGAATGCATAGTGTGTGGTACAACATTCACACAAAAGAGCAGCTTTAATAAGCACAATTTGGTCCATTCCAACCTCAGACCATGTAATGTGTAGTGTGTGGTACAACATTCAGAGGTACAAGAAATCTGAGGAGGCGCAGACTGATCCATTCTGATCTCAaaccatatgaatgcaaagagtgtggtaaaacattcacacgtACCGACTCTCTTAGGATGCACATTTTGGTCCATTCAAACTTTAGTGAGTGTGAAatatgtggtaaaacattcaaaaaagaAGCGCTCTTACAGGGCACAGATTGACCCATTCAGGCCTCAGACCATGAATGCCAAGATTTTGGTAAAACTTTCACAACTAACGGCTATCTTAGAGAGTACATTTTCACCAATTTGGATGTCAAACCATAtgaagagtgtggtaaaacattcacacatgAGTACCAACTTAGGGAGCACATATTGACCCATTGCAATGTCAAAGCATGTGAATGCAAATATTGCGGTAATTAAGGGTTGTCTTACGGAGCACAGATTCACCAACTTTGGTATCAAACTGtgtgaatgcaaagagtgtgttaaaaaaatacacaagtaAGGGCTCCCTTAGTGTACACATCCTGACAGATAAGTCGCTAGCAGTGATCAATACATTTCTACAGATCTAATCTTCTAAGTCTTAATGGAGTTTTCTGATAATGCGGCCTTGGCATTTATTCATAAAATGGGTAAAGTGTAAATTAAATAGGGGATTGCATATCTATGTCTCAAAGTCCATGAGGTGATACATACTACTTCTTTCAGTCCTGCGCATGCCCAACTGTTTAAATGTGGCGGAAATAGCAGATTTTGATAGGAGCTATCTAGCTAGAGACCGCAATCTCTGCACGCTGggaaaaataatacattatacactagtaaaaataataaataatctgcTAAAACTGAGAAAATCGCGTCTGCAAAGCTGACAGCCGTTGGTGCATACATTTGAATCATCGATTCACATCCATGTAACCTAGAGCAAGGTCTATATTTTGCAAGTGTTCATGGAATCAAGTATCAATATTGAAACTAGTGTATTATTAATTTATCTAAATTTTTTGGTTAAAAGTATTACTAGTATATGTAAAAAAGACAAATAATGTATATCATGAAAAACGCGGAATACCCAAAAAGTTGGGGCcaactcgcagcgatttcgaagctgttatccaattggttggcagaatcgtaccgttataatgaaataatacaaataaactccctaagttgctgtgaatagtgacaatcgaccaatcagatataaccttgcaaacacgctgcgagtcagccgaaaAGTTGGTGAAATCTGTCCTCTGTGGCAGAGATGAGTGtggctactgctgagactccctagcaatgttttaattttccagGCCGCTACAATCTCTGTAGGGAGATTGCTAACAATTATGAGGGGAAGTAGAGCTGTATATAACTGCCTTTCCACTGACATATGCAGAAAATGCCCCTCCCACTGAATTATGATGCCTTATCTGCTTGAAGACTTGCAGATGAAAATCTCACTGACTTTCCTTTAAGAtattaacattttgcatttcagaACATCACATAAATAAAGTGTAGATACTCTAAATCAACATCCTGATTgtcttgtatttatttctaaatGAGCAGAGACTAGGAAATCACTATGACAGTCATATTGAGCTCTCAGCATCTAGTTTCACCTATACAGAAGTTGCATATTACAttaggggaagactgcattaacttgcatggtacctgaaaccggagtccttgcctgaccaacttgggtgacaaacagaagacatttaatccccaaggtgtcaatgttccattgttatgtttatctaatccagctggtgctattgtagtgccattgtaggaaaggctgatctgtgaaattgatcgtctagggaagtagggtattcctaagttaatggagctttcccgtaatgagGAGTCCTGTAGTCAGAGTACAAAATACGGCCTACCTGCATTGGGCAGTGAAAGTACAGCCTTAGGGTATTCAGTAGTCATTAatgataataaagaaatatgaaaattattaatttattattattattttgttattataaagaaatatggaaaatatgaaaatagactatatacatatagaaagagtagtttttgaaagaggCTTGGTAATTTTTATAGGAATTCAACGTGTCCAATTGTGtttcataatgatgatgataataataacaataattttaatgttttccatttttctttaatattaattttttttcatatttcataataataataatattttcatatttctttattatcatTAATGACTACTGAATACCCTGTAGTACAGCCATTCCAGTTTACCTGACAGGATTGAAAAGTTGAACGTAATAGTATCTGATTTTTTTGGTTTGTCGAGATATTAGAGGTAAATTGAATCAGGTATACATTATGCAAGAATTGTAACCAGGCCATGATATCTGGGTATTATTTTCTTAGAATTTCCCTACAATACTGTACAATACCTATGTACTGACATAttaaacacaaatatttatgtaaaaatacAAGAGTGACATGTGAATGAAATAAAGGGActatttgaaaatatacatCAGTGTATGTGACTGGACTTGgtttgtttgcatatttttatcaagGGCAATCAACCAACAAAACTATCTGTGAAAAAAGTTCATGAGTCGTGTCATGCCTGAAAGGTTGGTATTTTTTGTCCTGTGTCATCGACGTGAATATATCAGGTGGGCACCTATGTCACCAGCACCGAGTTAAAAAGGGCTCAAGTTCATGGAGTAAGATTTGGTTGGAGGCTGAGGTTTTCTGTGGATTTTTAATATACAAATACTTTTCACTCAAAGATAAAGGGAGCTGATTGAAACTGAATCAGTGTTATTTCCTTTCAGTGTAGATTTCTAAAACATTCTCTTACAAATGGTTTGTGAACAGGGAAGAAACAAGGGTTAGCTGACAATACTACTGACTTTAAATGCACACCATGACATACAAATCATGCTAAGAAAAtctgctgactcagcatttttgcaCGTTTTTCACACACAGAATCTACCTCtcagaggcgacagcaagagaataccgcacAAGTACAGAGGTCAtcatactctacatctgattttaatcagattgactccatttgtaattttttatgtgCATTTATTGATTAAAGATAAGATTGGTTGATAAAGCTACCATCCTGAACGTGTTATTCTTAATTCAGAAATATAGCATTCAGAAAAATCTAAACTCGAAGATTGAAATTTGGTCCACTGTTAATGGAAATGGTCGTGTGA from the Ptychodera flava strain L36383 chromosome 2, AS_Pfla_20210202, whole genome shotgun sequence genome contains:
- the LOC139120176 gene encoding zinc finger protein 154-like, which translates into the protein MTMLKERTEHMHIRIVGETFRQEDILRQHRLTHSGLRPYECKECGKTFKQKSSLSVHNLVHSNLRPYECEMCGKTFKDRRGLRKHSSIHLGLRPYECKDCGKTFVRMDHLRQHNLVHSNLRPYECEVCGKTCSTAGNLRRHRLIHLGLSPYECKDYGKTFTSKGYLLEHRLTHLGVKPFECKECGKSFTWKKSLTRHNLIHSNLRLYECVVCGKPFTLKSRLSEHRLTHSNLRPYECKECGKTFKSKGNLRRHGIIHSGLRPYECKECGKTFARSDCLSTHILVHSIHETQFDPFKPQTM